In Engraulis encrasicolus isolate BLACKSEA-1 chromosome 24, IST_EnEncr_1.0, whole genome shotgun sequence, a single genomic region encodes these proteins:
- the usp54a gene encoding inactive ubiquitin carboxyl-terminal hydrolase 54a isoform X1: MTAASQLGHIGPKWKDVVSRCIKGHYQPLLLLYADPRGTPVVAQDQGSRLDLHYINKAHYDSEDSGREPSISSDTRTDSSTDSYSYLHSHSHHESMASHFSSDSQGTVICNPDNNDNASHSSLENTGPVTDSEPLSRHPFRKSGQTDKKGGTSDRKRSTSRPRRFDDRSRGSRNDEVSSAGYHSEGETLKEQQAPRAAPKPSSGSRLRDFKETMSNIIHSRPLSSSTSIINTASGSIGGSSSSGGGVGTSGGIMGVNGSEPGAQGSCDWEADSTSSESKSSSTSGGGSGSGRYRPAWRPRREALNIDSIFSRERRRQAGYSPLNAGPLHEDGGGSPGAQQQQQHESQHHNANTTTTATTATITTASTNNNNAAAQSSTAAGQLNIPPTATGTAPPSLGTGTGLRSSNRWLEQQHHQQHQQQARLIQRMESGYESSERNSNSPVSLDLPLVDTLNTTHTHRDGGVKKPSAPNVGPSWRSVPKSKSSSALLQDATAATKGSNTQNSQGVSEGRSELDELQEEVARRAKEQEQQRRKEKEREAAMGFNPRPSKFMDLDQLQSQGKADGFERCVSEADALLDQSLRLEQAGEVAAALSVVNEAVSKLRHPMHGGGNNGTNGSGARAASAAPASAACEARLHRCMRRARGLQSRMQQEVQQQQEEEEKEERTGRREEEEEEEKEEAEKERPQQQTHSEESGPVRILLTAASEEERLVLTRQDSLPRPSRTTDTRTSAPSTPSTPVPVTSPTHPVNPHTTATIINNSTISTPAAIMPAAQVLPPSSTPTSLHPPSATPPSRPVPTSCIVGIVADGGVPRPVVMVGSTSPEGPRWDGVGASSASDKRSGQPTSLSPAGLLQSPNQPPVSPAYWNGHTPPAHGQSHGSMHPPPRARSPSPARPCPQDPALLPGRHSSSSSTTHSYPLPNGVPSSEPKTHLHPPSPGPVANHSSGRCGAAQSGGTLAHDPPHLQVPHLAELSGSPAVGPCPQQVARSSPSPPPEAWAGARMPVERWAENVNRYYNSQTALQAPEPSSPANEELSELETLYQASLQAPSLPRYPRGLSPQPPPRPGSAARKLLHSGTLGRSKTPTAEIERHAYRTPGYTSTPQTHTKPVCVVEREGLVENDESYSADNLRRLARSMSGTAIAGRADTLPSSRSFDTSITGMPKHAGARVITRQHSSSSSSPHHFVLPHHNPHLHSQTLPHPNHLHHSHPLPNPHTHTHTLPHPHHHHHHVPPSHPNQQPSRGLPGDAQKCHPFLAVFDRSEAAQRDPYHNATMSYGTLPRAPRRPPPQGSSQEPPPFLSSSLPRAMNAPPAPAPLGPGPAARHWGPVDSGYATLAHTRRGGSAAPHDRPIDAPYRREAVPPPTHPQGAQHHALRIPHTQAPAPMRRLDVPPEGDWRTQSQVHMGSMVGGGGGGQTLPRSESRQRLPARSPAGPTPLCILCQRASADPLSAYCRSCGAHVTRYCTAS, from the exons ATGACTGCTGCTAGTCAACTTGGACAT attGGGCCTAAGTGGAAGGATGTGGTCTCTCGGTGTATAAAGGGCCACTACCagccgctgctgctgctctatgCTGACCCCCGGGGGACGCCGGTGGTAGCACAGGACCAGGGCTCGCGCCTCGACCTGCACTACATCAACAAGGCCCACTACGACAGCGAGGACTCGg GCCGGGAGCCCTCCATCTCCAGCGACACGCGTACAGACTCGTCCACAGACAGCTACAGCTACCTGCACTCCCACTCGCACCATGAGTCCATGGCCAGCCACTTCTCCTCCGACTCCCAGGGCACCGTCATCTGCAATCCGGACAACAACGACAACGCATCGCACAGCAGCCTGGagaacacag GCCCAGTAACGGACAGCGAGCCCCTGTCACGCCACCCCTTCAGGAAGTCTGGGCAGACGGACAAGAAAGGCGGGACTTCAGACAGGAAGAGGAGCACAAGTCGACCGCGGCGCTTTGACGACCGTAGCCGAGGCTCGCGTAACGACGAGGTGTCATCGGCCGGTTACCACAGCGAAG gtgagACTCTAAAAGAGCAGCAGGCTCCTCGCGCCGCCCCCAAGCCCTCGTCTGGCAGCCGGCTGCGGGACTTTAAAGAGACGATGAGCAACATCATCCACAGCCGgccgctctcctcctccacctccatcatcaACACGGCCAGCGGCAGCataggcggcagcagcagcagcggcggcggggtTGGTACCAGTGGAGGCATTATGGGTGTCAACGGGTCGGAGCCGGGCGCCCAGGGCTCCTGCGACTGGGAGGCGGACAGCACCAGCAGCGAGTCCAAGTCCAGCTCCACGTCGGGGGGCGGCAGCGGAAGCGGTCGGTACCGGCCCGCCTGGAGGCCGCGGAGAGAGGCCCTGAACATCGACAGCATCTTCAGCCGGGAGAGGAGGCGGCAGGCCGGGTACAGCCCGCTCAACGCCGGGCCCCTCCACGAGGACGGAGGAGGATCGCCCggcgcgcagcagcagcagcagcacgaaaGCCAACACCACAacgccaacaccaccaccacagccaccacggCAACCATCACCACGGcatccaccaacaacaacaacgcagCGGCGCAGTCATCCACGGCAGCCGGCCAGCTCAACATCCCGCCCACAGCCACGGGGACAGCGCCCCCTTCTCTGGGGACGGGGACAGGGCTGCGCAGCAGCAACAGGTGGCtggagcagcagcatcatcagcagcatcagcagcaggcgCGCCTGATCCAGAGGATGGAGAGCGGATACGAGAGCAGCGAGAGGAACAGCAACAGTCCTGTCAGCCTGGACTTACCCCTCGTGGACAcgctcaacaccacacacacacacag ggacgGCGGTGTGAAGAAGCCCTCGGCCCCTAACGTTGGTCCGTCCTGGCGGAGCGTGCCAAAGTCCAAGAGCAGCAGCGCCCTCCTGCAGGATGCCACAGCCGCCACTAAAGGCAGCAACACGCAGAACAGCCAGG gtgtgagtgaGGGCCGCAGTGAGCTGGACGAGCTCCAGGAGGAGGTGGCGAGGAGAGccaaggagcaggagcagcagcggaggaaggagaaggagagggaggccgCCATGGGCTTCAACCCCCGGCCCAGCAAGTTCATGGACCTGGACCAGCTGCAGAGCCAGG GGAAGGCGGACGGCTTTGAGCGGTGTGTGTCCGAGGCGGACGCCCTGCTAGACCAGTCTCTTCGGCTGGAGCAGGCCGGGGAGGTGGCCGCCGCACTCTCTGTAGTTAACGAAGCCGTGT CTAAGCTCAGGCATCCCATGCATGGGGGCGGTAACAATGGCACTAACGGCAGTGGCGCTAGGGCTGCGTCTGCTGCGCCTGCGTCTGCGGCCTGCGAGGCGCGACTGCACCGGTGCATGAGGAGAGCACGGGGCCTGCAGTCACGCATGCAGCAggaggtgcaacaacaacaagaggaggaggagaaggaggagaggacaggaagacgagaggaggaggaggaagaggagaaggaggaggcggagaaggagagaccacagcagcagacacacag tgAAGAGTCTGGCCCGGTCCGAATTCTTCTGACAGCGGCCTCTGAAGAGGAGCGCCTCGTGCTGACCCGGCAGGATTCCCTCCCCAGGCCCAGCAGAACCACCGACACCAGAACCAGCGCCCCTAGCACCCCCAGCACCCCCGTCCCCGTCACCAGCCCCACACACCCCGTAAACCcacacaccaccgccaccatcatcAACAACAGCACCATCAGTACCCCCGCTGCTATAATGCCTGCCGCTCAGGTCttgcccccctcctccacccccacgaGCCTGCACCCCCCCTCTGCAACACCCCCTTCCCGCCCTGTGCCAACATCTTGCATCGTGGGTATCGTGGCAGACGGTGGCGTCCCCCGCCCCGTGGTGATGGTGGGCAGCACTTCCCCCGAGGGCCCCCGGTGGGACGGGGTTGGCGCGTCGAGTGCGAGTGACAAGCGCAGCGGCCAGCCGACAAGCCTCTCGCCTGCCGGGCTGCTCCAGTCGCCCAATCAGCCACCAGTGTCCCCTGCGTACTGGAACGGCCACACCCCTCCCGCTCATGGCCAATCACATGGCAGCATGCATCCACCACCGCGCGCACGTAGCCCATCACCGGCCCGCCCCTGCCCACAAGACCCTGCGTTGTTGCCCGGACGacactcttcatcctcttccaccACCCACTCTTACCCTCTGCCCAATGGGGTGCCTTCCAGCGAGCCTAAGACCCACCTCCATCCACCTTCTCCGGGCCCGGTAGCCAATCACAGCAGCGGCAGGTGTGGGGCGGCTCAATCAGGCGGCACTCTGGCGCACGACCCGCCCCACCTCCAGGTCCCCCACCTCGCGGAGTTGTCCGGCTCCCCTGCTGTAGGTCCATGTCCCCAGCAGGTGGCCcgctcctccccctccccacctccggAGGCCTGGGCTGGGGCGCGCATGCCCGTGGAGCGCTGGGCCGAGAACGTCAACCGCTACTACAACTCCCAGACTGCCTTGCAGGCCCCCGAGCCCTCCTCCCCAGCCAACGAGGAGCTGTCTGAGTTGGAGACGCTGTACCAGGCCAGCCTGCAGGCCCCCTCGCTGCCACGCTACCCCCGCGGactcagcccccagcccccacccagaCCAG gcTCTGCGGCCAGGAAGCTCCTGCACAGTGGAACTCTGGGCCGCTCCAAAACCCCCACTGCAGAGATCGAGAGGCACGCCTACAGAACACCCGGCTACACCAgcaccccacagacacacaccaag ccggtgTGTGTGGTGGAGCGTGAGGGGTTGGTGGAGAATGATGAGTCGTACAGTGCGGACAACTTGCGTCGCCTGGCCCGCAGTATGAGTGGCACCGCCATCGCCGGACGAGCTGACACACTACCATCTTCACGAAGCTTT GACACCTCTATCACCGGGATGCCAAAGCATGCAGGTGCGCGGGTCATCACGCGTCAAcatagctcctcctcctcctccccacaccacTTCGTCCTCCCTCACCAcaacccccacctccactcccaAACCCTGCCACACCCCAACCACCTCCATCACTCCCACCCTCTCCCCAATCCTCACACCCATACCCataccctcccccacccccatcaccatcaccatcacgtgCCCCCATCACACCcaaaccagcagccgtctcgggGACTCCCAG GAGATGCCCAGAAGTGCCACCCCTTTCTGGCTGTGTTTGACCGGAGTGAAGCTGCCCAGCGCGACCCCTACCACAACGCCACCATGAGCTACGGCACGCTCCCGCGGGCACCTCGACGGCCACCTCCTCAGGGGTCCTCGCAAGAGCcccccccattcctctcctcctccctccccaggGCCATGAACGCCCCCCCGGCCCCCGCCCCCCTGGGCCCAGGCCCTGCGGCTCGGCACTGGGGGCCTGTGGACTCCGGCTACGCCACCCTGGCACACACCCGCCGAGGTGGCTCCGCCGCGCCCCATGACCGGCCCATTGACGCACCCTACAGGCGAGAAGCAGTACCACCACCAACACATCCACAGGGGGCCCAGCACCACGCGCTCCGCATCCCACATACGCAAGCCCCGGCCCCGATGCGTCGTCTGGACGTGCCCCCGGAGGGAGACTGGAGGACCCAGAGCCAGGTACACATGGGCAGCATGGtggggggtggcggtggtggccaGACCCTGCCCAGGTCAGAGTCCCGCCAGAGGCTACCGGCCAGGAGCCCTGCTGGCCCGACTCCGCTGTGTATACTGTGCCAGCGCGCCAGCGCAGACCCCTTGAGTGCCTACTGCCGCTCCTGTGGGGCACACGTGACCCGCTACTGCACCGCCAGCTGA